The Paramisgurnus dabryanus chromosome 1, PD_genome_1.1, whole genome shotgun sequence genome includes a window with the following:
- the star2 gene encoding steroidogenic acute regulatory protein, mitochondrial, with the protein MTGLQRAAVAALGKELAHLQSITHFTIPEWSGAVRRSCVQKFKNPVEAQKIAVGHEDAFYFRQGEEALNEALDIVESKEGWKLELAEKNGDVIYSKVLKGNRKVFRLEAELDASPDELYEILFLRVEEMHRWNPSIRSIKVLKQVGKNTMVTHEVSAETAGNLIGQRDFLSVRHSSRSESRVYLGGAATRFESLPPQQGFVRAEDGPTCIILHELHHQPGKSRFIWLLNMDVKGWLPKSLVNKALPRAQLDFTKHLRHRLTAQT; encoded by the exons ATGACAG GGTTGCAGCGTGCGGCTGTGGCAGCGTTGGGAAAAGAGCTTGCACACCTGCAGAGCATCACTCACTTTACCATTCCTGAATGGAGCGGTGCTGTCAGGAGATCATGTGTCCAGAAGTTTAAGA ACCCTGTGGAGGCCCAGAAGATCGCAGTGGGACACGAGGACGCTTTCTACTTTAGACAAGGTGAAGAGGCTCTGAATGAAGCTCTAGACATCGTGGAGTCTAAAGAAGGATGGAAACTCGAGCTGGCAGAG AAGAATGGAGATGTGATCTATAGTAAAGTACTCAAGGGGAACAGGAAAGTTTTTCGACTGGAGGCCGAACTGGACGCGTCCCCGGATGAACTCTATGAGATTCTCTTTTTGAGAGTGGAGGAGATGCACCGCTGGAACCCAAGCATCCGCTCCATCAAA GTTTTGAAGCAGGTGGGGAAGAACACCATGGTAACTCACGAGGTGTCGGCAGAGACGGCGGGAAACCTCATTGGCCAGCGGGACTTCCTGAGCGTCAGACATTCGTCCAGGAGCGAGTCACGTGTTTACTTGGGTGGAGCTGCGACACGATTTGAGTCTCTTCCTCCCCAGCAGGGGTTTGTCAG gGCTGAAGATGGACCCACCTGTATAATCCTGCATGAGCTCCATCATCAACCAGGGAAGAGTCGCTTCATCTGGCTGCTCAACATGGACGTCAAg GGTTGGCTGCCAAAATCACTGGTGAACAAAGCTCTGCCACGAGCTCAGCTGGACTTCACCAAACATCTGCGGCACCGCCTGACTGCGCAGACGTGA